CCAAAGTTTATTCCAACAGCTATATTGTTGTCAGTGACAACAAaagataaaatatatataatttcaAAGAGCAGTTTGGGGTGCCTTTTTCTGATGAACAAATATATTAGAAGGATGTAATTTATTCACCTGAGCTTGGCATAATGACTAAGTAGTTTAAAATCAAGCTTGTTTTCTCTTACAAAAATATAGCTATCTACAGTCCTTTCTTAAAAACCTGGTGTGGTTGGGACAATACTtgggtgttttttgtttcttagcATTAGAAACATGAAAGAGCATCATTAGGACAAATATTGCAGATTAACTATTTTTCTACATGGCAACCTCAAATCTGCTGTGCTCATCATGGTGGCTGGAGTGAATTTCGGGTACTGTCTCCTCCTCTGGAACCTGCcatgaaaaacaaagaagagTTCAGTTAAGGAGATCTAGACTTGCTTTTGCCGTAAAAGAAGACTAAAATGTACTGAGAATATAATTCTATTtgcatatatattatatatctgTTTATTAACATGAACACAGCCTGACATGGACCATCAATTCTGGATACTGAGGGATGAGCTCAGGATTTTCTTCATAGAAGAAGGAGtttaattcattaaaaaaactaataaaatttccttttaacTTCACATTTTATTTACAAGGAATGTATATCACATATACTTCTTGccttgttttttgggtttgtccTGGCATAAAGaataaaattcaggttgcctaAATTAAGAATATGTCATCAGTCTCTGATAAGGAAGAGGATACCTGATACAGTGAGCATGTAAGAGAGAGATAAAGGCCTCCACTGTGATATCAATTTGTTGtctctctttctgttttttgtTCAAGGTGAGCCCAATGAAAAAGGCATGATTACCTAAGAAGTCCAAAAAAGATCCTGGAGGTGGCCTTGATAAATTCACAGCCTGAGGTAGAGCAGCATTTTTGAATTTTGAAGAGGCAGATTTTCTGACTCATGTGTGCAAACCACAAAGGCCAGGAGAGTGGGGCTGCAGTGTCTGTACATTCTCCAACATAACGAAAATGAGCTGAGGTTGTGTCTTACCTCCCAATAAACAGAGTCATCAAAGCAGTTCTGGTCAGATACTTGTCCCAAGAAGGGCAGCTTTAGAATAATACCTGCAGGAAAACCAGCATCAGAggcaaaaaaatgaagaaaattaccaAATAAATGTCCCTCAGATgttccctgggcagccagctAAGTTTTCTGATTCATTTCCTCATCTACAGAAATGCCCAACCATTCTGGGACATCAGGTCATTCATTCTGAGAGGTGATGCAGATTTCTTCATATAAACATAAATAAGAGCATAAATAAGAGCTTGTTTTTAATTGACCAGACTTCAGACCAAAATTTTCTATTTCagcctgatttttttgtttgtttgtttggaagTATTCACAAACACATGGAAACATGTGACACCTCATCGAGTATGTCTTGATCTCAAGCTATTTTCTGTTCAGAATTTTAAGTGTCTGAATCTAGAGAAGGATTTCATCCAGAACACCTTATTATTCCTATAAATATAAAACTCAGTATCTTTTGAGCATGCTTTCAGTAAGATATCCAGAATCACAGACTCATGGAAACatgtaggttggaaaagacctccaagatcattaaGTCCAATCCTAGACCAAGCACCATCTTGTCAACCTGACCAGAgtactgagtgccacatccagtcattccttgaacacctccagggatggggactccaccacctccctgggaagcCCCTTCCAGCgcctgacaaccctttcagtgaagaaattcttcctgatgaaCCTGAATTTCATTTGAAGACAAAAACATCGGAAAACTACTTTTCCATATTTGAGTTTCCTCCATCATGCCATCACCCATTATTTCAATTTTGTATTATTCACATGAAATTGTTGATACATTTAAGTTCTTTATGGAGAAACCTCTAAATTCACAGGTGTTTTTAGTCACTATATGCATCATACTGACCTGTCAGTGCTCCTCCCACCAGTGCAATTCCAAGTgtactgcccagggcagcagcctgcATGGCAGGAGTAAGCAAGTGACCATTCCTGAAAAGGgtagaaaaccaaaacatttcctATCAAAAAACTGTTACACTTTGAGACTGATGATCAGTCTTATGACATAGTACTTGCTGCATGCTGGACAAGGTGACTCATAGGAAAATATCCTAGAGTatttaaggttggaaaagttctcctagatcatcgagtccaacaaATCCTGCCATTGCTATGTACAAGGCAGAACTCATGACTTTAGTTTAGCTTTGTTTTAGGCTACAGATGAAAAGAAGTTCTTTGAGAAGGTTATTAATGTCCTGTAAGCCATTAGAGAATACTCCCTGTTGTCAAAAAGACCAGCATTTCATCTTTTTGGAGTTTTATGAGATATGGAAAAAaccattttgcctttttttttggaaatcTTACAATTACCAGCAGTGTAATTGTAGAGTCATAATAAAGATTTTTCTATGTTTGAATGGTTCAGTGTGCTGTTTCTTTATGatgttttgatttatttatttttatttgagcTTTTAATCTGTAACAAGCTTGTCATTTAAACAGTGTGTTAAAGGCAGGAGATCCAGAAGAATCCAAATTAAATGAGAATACAATGCCTGACATCAAATCAAAGatgcatttctgaaaaaaatcataattagATCCAAAGAAGGTGGCAAATTAGGATAGACattcaaaaaatcaaaaaacttctttctctcttctctctatAACTCACCTAATTTCCCTTTTTGCCGCAGTTACTATGATGCCAGCAATACCTCCCAGAATTCCAGGTAAACCATGTAAATTATGAACTCCACAAGTGTCCTGAATTTTCAGCTTGGATGCCAACACAGGCTGCAATGAGGGGAAATAGGAAGTTTATAGTGAGTTTATAGTCTTTCATGATCTCTAGATTGAGAAAGAGCAGAAGTACAAGAATCAAATGATTATTAAAAGTCACCATTACCTGGAGTTTACTGTATCTATCCTCCCTTTACAGCAAACCAAGGGAGCTCCAGGAAAGCCAGAGAGAAACAAGaaatgggagcagagctgggtccCCAATACTTACAGTCAGGAACTGGAATCCAAGGACAGAGACAATTCCAGCAATGACCCCAATGAACATGGCAGAAAAAGGGTGGATTTCCAGGTCAGCACAGGTACCCACTGCTACTCCTCCTGCCAGGGTGGCATTTTGAATGAGAACCTACAAAGGGGacatggaggaggaggtgacacATGAGGAACAGAGGTTTGTTTTAGGGCTGAGTGCCTCTGAAGGCTCTCTTGCACATGCTGGGCTCAGAGAAAtgactgcagcagctggaaagaagtGGGTGAAAACCGGGCTGGATTTGAGGGCAAGGAGATGGAAGGTTGTCAGCCTGGCAGCCCCAAGCTGGTTTGGTCTTGCCTGCTGTGCAGCTGCACTGCGAGATTGCCAGGGAACAGGTCATTGCCTTGAGAGACCTATTTTGGCTCTTGTAATAAGGAAACTCAAGTGGGACCACCTTTGGAATAAGATCCAAAAGTCCGCCTGAACACGGGAATAATGTTGCTACGGTCCAGCAGGTTCTGTGGACACGAGAGaatcatcacagaatcactaaGGCTGGAAGAGACATTTAAGATTAATAAGTCCAACCATCAAACCAGCCTCACCACCATGTTCCCTGGACAGTCTACTAAACTGCTTttcaaccctttctgtgaagaaatttctcctaatatccagtctaaacctgccctgatgcaacttgaggctgttttctCTCATCCTGCCACTTGTTATTTGAAGAAGAGAGCAACCCCCACCTGGTTccattctcctccctcagggagTTTTAGAGAGTGAGAAGATCCTTctggagcctccttttctccagactgagcccctccagctcccccagccacgTCTCATCAGACCCTATAGCTTTTACAAGTGTAATAGCTCTAGTATGAGCAGAGCCTCCAGATAGCCTGGACAGATAGATGGACACTGGGAATCTGCCTACTCATCCTTATTACAGAGGGTTGACTCAATTTGACAGAGATGTTAATAAAATCACAGGTTAAGATGTGATTCTTACCATATTGAATTTGCCTCTTTTATCCACCAAGCTGGAGAGGGCAAACGTTATGATGGTACAGGCAGCCAAGGAGTAGTAAGTGTTGATAATGGCTGTTGTCTGGGCTTGCCTGCCAGTTGCAATGGCAGAGTTGAAACTGGGCCAAAAAAGCCAAAGGAACAGGGTACCTGGATGAATAGAagtcaaaacaaagcaaaagctgtTTAGTTACAAGGGCCAACACAACAGCGTGAGCTACAAGAAATGAGGGCAATGATTAATAAGAAACATGGAATAGCCAAAATTCTGGAAGAAATAATAGAATATGCAGAAGTTTTTGACAGTGGCAGCTGGGATTTTGACACATGGTCTCTATCAAATTTTACTAGAAGGCTTTAATGACCCCTTGTCATGCCTGACTGACTGACAGAGCTCACCACCACTCTGAAACCCCAGCCAGAATAGGAGGCATAGGCAACACAGTTCACATGCAAATCCTTTATCATCTATCAATAAAACTGAAAGTTTTAGCTGGTGAATTTGTCTATGAACAGTTCTCATGGACAGGTAGATATATAATTTCCATTCATTACCATGACAGGCACAGCTCAATCCTTTTAACTATGGCCAATTCCTTTGGAAATTTGCAGAAAGGCAGAAGATTTAACAGAAAGAAAGTCAGCACTAATGCACAAAGAAAACACATCTTTAAATTGATGTTTCCTTTCTCTGAACCAAGgaaaaactgtaaaaatatGTATGCCACTGAAAACATGGTGCATGCATCAGACTAAAAGGAATTTGCCTGCAGAAGTGTACTTCGGAAAATAGATGTAGCATAATAATAGGTACTCAGTAAAAAATAGAGATGGAAGAGGGATGAACAGCTGATCAGCACTCGATATTACTCCACTTACCAATCATGGCAAACATGTCTGAATGATAGCTGGATTCCTCATTTTCATGTTTGTTTGTCAGACCAGGACGGTACAAGATGAAAGCTGCAGCCAGACCAAAATAAGCTCCAAAAGCATGGATAGTCATCGAAGCTCCAACATCTGTGGCCTGTAATAGGGATCCAAAATCATGCCACAGATTTTATACAGCAGAAAGACAGGGGTCTGATGAACAAGGGGTCTGATGAACAAGAAGTCTGGAGGATTTAATGGTTTATTTTCTATGGTAGAACCTAGAGCTTAGCATATGCAAACTGGAAGTATTACACAGTGAAAGCATTTGTTATAAAGAGAAAATAGTGATTGCTAAATAGTTGTACCTTTAATACTTCAGTAACTAGATGTTCATTGCATGCAAAGATGGTGATCTCCAGAAGTGTCAGGATCAGCATCTGAATGGGACTTGTTTTCCCCAGGAGTGCTCCAAATGAAATCAAAGCAGTTGCTGTACTGAAGTCTGCATTTATCATGCTgaagttaagaaaaagaaaaaaaccaaaacaaaacacatgaacaaaaccaaaattagtTTGAAAGCTGTAATATCCAATGTGCCATTAAAATGATATCATTAAAATAATAGAGCTTTAACTCTTCAGATACAAAATTATCAGTCTCCTCTTTGTggataaaaattaaatcaaagctTTCCAGATGGATCTTGTAGGGATCTTACCAGCTACTGAAGAGTAAGTGTAGAAGGTTTCCTCCCACTTATACCATCCATGTGCTTAACTGGTTGAAATTATGGTGAAAAGGCAGATGAGAAGTGTGTTGGGACATGCAGGGatgtcatggaatcacagaatcacttaggttggaaaagatctctaagaccattgagtccaactgttcacccagcactgccaagtccaccactaaaccatgacCCAGTGCCATATCTGCAtgtttttttaatcacttccagggatggtgactccacagctgccctgggcagcctgttccagtgtctgaccaccctttctgtgaagacatttttcctaatatccaatctaaacctcccctggtgcgaTTTCTTCTTGTCCCTTCTggccatttcttcttgtcctgttgcttgttttttgggagcagagcccagcccctatctggctgcaccctcctgtcagggggttgtgcagagccagaaggtccCCCTTGACCcccctttctccaggctgagcccctccagctccctcagctgctcctcatcagacttgtgccccagacccttccccagctcctttgtccttctctggacatgctccagccccccaATTTCCAGCCCTGACTGCCACCTAGGCTTCAAAGATGACAGCGAGCTCTTTGGTCAGATGCTTTATGTAATCCTGGAAGCCTTGCACAACTTTCTGTCTCTATGCATCATCTTTGCGTGAGCTGTCAGGCAGGAGCAGTGTTAGTATATTTTGGGAAATGGCAAAGGTAAATAAAACCTCAAATTCATCAAAAACGTGGAGCACAGAGAGGCACTAACCTGTGGGTCCCTCTACACATGCCTGCCTGTAACCATTAGGGAGCTACTTACATTGCTCCTGCTTTCCCCTCAGTAATGTTTGGATGCTGTTCCTTTCAAAATTGCCTACAAGTTGTCTTAGAAAACAGAACTGCAGATGTGGAAAACATTCTGGGACCTTGGCAGAGGCAGGACAGGTGAATAGGAGGGGCATTAAATGTGCTTAGAGACATTTCCCATGAGGTCTCTTATTCTGTGATCGGTGTTCAGACCCTGCTGGAGTATGACGCTCATGAAAATCATTCctcgagaagtaaaagaaaacctCATGAGTAGATAGACTTGCTTCTCCAGCCTTTCATCTGTGCTCCCATGTGTCACAGAAAGAGATCCTTCCATGCCTGCTAGATGCAGGACGTGCTGTGCTACTGCTGGAAATCTTCCAGCTTCCACAGCTTCAGAGATTCAAAGCAATCTCTCTACAGGACCCACACCTCCTACACATAATATAGGACCTCACATTTCATCACAAGCTTTGGTTGCCTTGGCCCAGTGCACCAGGAGTGGCCCCTTCAGAGGTGAAGGGCAGAAGGATGTGGAGAGGTGGGCAATAAGGCTTAATGAAACTTAGGTAAAGTCTGACCCCATAGATGTTGTGGCTTATGGCTTCTCCTGATATCTTTAGGCATAGAAATATCAAGTTTTGTAAATTCACATATACCTTTTGATGTCAACAATAATCTTCCCTTCATTCATGTGCCAAAATCCTTGCATCAAAATTCCCCACTGGAGACCAAAGGCAGCAATGAGCATGTTGAAACCAACACTGCTGAATCCATATTTCTTCAGAAAGGTCATCAGGAAACCAAATCCAACAAATATCATCACATGGACATCCTGAAAGTCTGAAGGGAAAACATATCTATGTAGTGACTGTGAAGAGAGACTGTGAAGGGTAAAAAGCCAGGGACAAAGGAGGAGTGAATAGAAAAGAGTTCCAAACTCCAGTCATGGATGTGATCCATTCTTCCCACTTCATGACCAGTCTACCAGTTGAAGACTTGAGTGTCTGGAAAATGCCACACCTAATTATTGATTATATTGATGCCTATATCATTATGGAAAACCACTGGATCTCTATACTCATAAATTTAATGCGTCTGGCACTGAACTCTCTTTGTGAAGCTGCCTGGAACATGCCCACAGCTTCACGTCCTTACAGAAAAGTTATGTTTCCTTTTCAATAAAGGTGGTTGGAGCCAGTGTGTTCTGGCTAACTCAAAAACTGTACATGGGATTTGTTTGGGTGAGTGTTAGGTGTCCCAGTGCAAAGGAATGCTTGGCATCCCTAAAAATTACTGTACAAGACATTGATCTTTGTACAtggataaaagaaaaattaattttaaggcAAAGCTTAAactaaaaaattaatataagtAATCAGCATACAATTAGTCTTCATTCAAATATTTGGTTGTTTTACGAAATATGAATTATGTTAAAATATGACTAGttctttttctactttttaaagttattacttttaattttcttttttattcttttaatccAAACTGAATCTGTCACCATAACATGGATacttgatattttaaaatatattttttacttttaagcCTTATGTGATTTAATTGACTCTAAACCAGACAGGTTTGAATCCTGTAATTGCAACTTTTTGTCCAATTCTACTGTTATTAAGAACCTCCAGTACAATGACaccattagaaaaaaatatttcatgccAATAAGTTGGAAAAACTTGAGCTGGTTAGTATAATATTTGACTTGAAGTTACAGTTCCCATTACTTGAAGCATTCCTCAGTTTTGCATTACCAGGCTTAGCCAAAAGAGGGCCCAGAAGTCTAAGAAGTTACTGGGGATTCCTAATAAACTGTTTTATATTTGCAGTGTCATCTTCCAGCCCTGACCTAGCACTGAAATATGCAGTAAAAGCTTTTACTTTGCATTTAAGAAACAGCATCGTTGGTTGGCTTGGAATTAGATGATAaactttaaagtcccttccaacccagaccattctatgattctacagaAATGCAGGTGGTTCACAAACATCTCcaaccttttttcttcctcttcaggCTGGACATTTTAAAGTTCTCTGGACTTACTTACACAAATGATTAAATGTCCTGGTTAAAACTATGTTAATTCGTGGGTGTTGAGGACAAATTCCTTCTAGTTTAGCCTGTACCTTGACCTCTAACTACCTCTCATGCATTATTTTAAAGAAGACTAGGTCTGGAATGGCTCtaaatgaggaagaaaacagcATGATTTGAACGGAACTGTTTCAATAACCAGCTGTTTTTGACAAAGCATAGCATTTCTATTCTGTGAGACAGGAAAAGAAGGATTGGGAAAAACATGCCAGCAGATCCTAAACAAAGCCACTGCCCAGAATTCTGCAAGGCTGGCCCACTGCAAGGTGGTTAGTCTGACACAAAGATGCTTGTGGCATACACTAAGACTGATTTTGCTTGGTCTAAAGTTGTAGACCACAGAACCCTGAACAAGAGGGATGCATAAGTTTTCCTAAGCCATGAGTCATGGATGCTCACAGGACAATGCATACAGGATGGCAGTACTACAGAAATCCTCTTGTAGTGCTCTAGGA
This Aphelocoma coerulescens isolate FSJ_1873_10779 chromosome 3, UR_Acoe_1.0, whole genome shotgun sequence DNA region includes the following protein-coding sequences:
- the RHAG gene encoding ammonium transporter Rh type A, which produces MPPDFDTNMRFKFSILALLLEVIIIVLYGIFVDYDTAPIPGLLYPHFQDVHVMIFVGFGFLMTFLKKYGFSSVGFNMLIAAFGLQWGILMQGFWHMNEGKIIVDIKSMINADFSTATALISFGALLGKTSPIQMLILTLLEITIFACNEHLVTEVLKATDVGASMTIHAFGAYFGLAAAFILYRPGLTNKHENEESSYHSDMFAMIGTLFLWLFWPSFNSAIATGRQAQTTAIINTYYSLAACTIITFALSSLVDKRGKFNMVLIQNATLAGGVAVGTCADLEIHPFSAMFIGVIAGIVSVLGFQFLTPVLASKLKIQDTCGVHNLHGLPGILGGIAGIIVTAAKREIRNGHLLTPAMQAAALGSTLGIALVGGALTGIILKLPFLGQVSDQNCFDDSVYWEVPEEETVPEIHSSHHDEHSRFEVAM